The following coding sequences lie in one Cloeon dipterum chromosome 1, ieCloDipt1.1, whole genome shotgun sequence genomic window:
- the LOC135948462 gene encoding NAD kinase-like isoform X2, whose translation MNESDLSLAKAMVGMEINSTGTTHRKSVVGRVQEKVFSPTPRNKCETCSCGGEMDQQKAQDRRRTRSLNAPSPVQQFGPCGRIMKNSAMVMTIQDPASQRLTWYKPPLTVLVIKKVRDASVLSPFVQLVHWLIKEKNMVVFVEHSVMDDSMLQANSSFQTVKDKLMTFQDGKDDLTDKIDFIICLGGDGTLLYASLLFQQSVPPVMAFHLGSLGFLTPFEFENFQDQVTNVLEGYAALTLRSRLRCIIMRKDEEKGLVPSTNLLVLNEVVIDRGPSPYLSNIDLFLDGKHITSVQGDGLIVSTPTGSTAYAVAAGASMIHPSVPAIMVTPICPHSLSFRPIVVPAGVELKIMLSNDARSTACVSFDGRYQQELRQGDSLRVTTSIYPVPSICAQDQISDWFDSLAECLHWNVRKRQKHLDELSDLTQSSSNDTLDSLEQSEQIDS comes from the exons ATGAACGAAAGTGATCTCAGCTTGGCCAAGGCGATGGTCGGCATGGAAATCAACTCCACAGGCACCACACACCGGAAATCAGTGGTTGGTCGAGTACAGGAAAAGGTTTTTAG CCCGACACCGCGCAATAAGTGCGAAACGTGCAGCTGCGGCGGCGAGATGGACCAACAAAAGGCGCAGGATCGCAG GCGTACCCGATCATTAAATGCTCCCAGTCCAGTGCAGCAGTTTGGCCCTTGTGGTCGTATCATGAAAAATTCTGCTATGGTGAT GACGATTCAAGATCCGGCCAGCCAGCGCCTGACATGGTACAAACCGCCCCTCACTGTACTGGTGATCAAAAAAGTGAGGGACGCCTCCGTTCTGTCCCCCTTCGTCCAACTGGTGCACTGGCTGATAAAG GAGAAAAACATGGTGGTGTTCGTGGAGCACTCGGTCATGGACGACTCGATGCTGCAGGCCAACAGCAGTTTCCAAACGGTCAAGGACAAGCTAATGACTTTTCAAGACGGCAAGGATGATTTGACAGACAAAATCGACTTCATCATCTGCCTGGGCGGTGACGGCACGCTGCTCTACGCCAGCTTGCTCTTTCAA CAATCGGTTCCGCCCGTAATGGCGTTCCACTTGGGATCTCTCGGCTTTCTCACACCGTTCGAGTTCGAGAACTTCCAGGACCAGGTGACCAACGTGCTGGAGGGCTACGCCGCTCTCACCCTGCGCAGCCGTCTCAGGTGCATCATCATGCGCAAGGACGAAGAGAAAGGACTCGTGCCGTCCACTAACCTGCTGGTGCTGAACGAGGTAGTTATCGACCGGGGGCCGTCGCCGTACCTCTCCAACATTGACCTCTTCCTTGACGGCAAACACATCACCTCTGTCCAAGGAGACg GTTTGATCGTGTCAACTCCGACGGGTAGCACAGCCTACGCAGTTGCCGCCGGCGCTTCGATGATCCACCCCAGCGTGCCTGCCATCATGGTCACCCCCATCTGCCCCCACTCGCTTTCCTTCAGACCAATTGTTGTTCCTGCTGGCGTCGAACTCAAG ATAATGTTGAGCAATGATGCTCGTAGCACAGCATGCGTCAGTTTTGACGGACGATACCAGCAAGAGTTGCGCCAAGGAGATAG TCTGAGGGTGACCACCTCCATTTACCCGGTGCCTTCGATCTGCGCGCAAGACCAGATTTCAGACTGGTTCGACTCGCTGGCTGAGTGTCTCCACTGGAACGTGCGCAAGAGACAGAAGCACCTGGACGAGCTGTCCGACCTCACGCAGTCCAGCTCCAACGACACCCTCGACTCCTTGGAGCAGTCTGAGCAGATTGACAGTTAA
- the LOC135948462 gene encoding NAD kinase-like isoform X3, with protein MNESDLSLAKAMVGMEINSTGTTHRKSVVGRVQEKVFRRTRSLNAPSPVQQFGPCGRIMKNSAMVMTIQDPASQRLTWYKPPLTVLVIKKVRDASVLSPFVQLVHWLIKEKNMVVFVEHSVMDDSMLQANSSFQTVKDKLMTFQDGKDDLTDKIDFIICLGGDGTLLYASLLFQQSVPPVMAFHLGSLGFLTPFEFENFQDQVTNVLEGYAALTLRSRLRCIIMRKDEEKGLVPSTNLLVLNEVVIDRGPSPYLSNIDLFLDGKHITSVQGDGLIVSTPTGSTAYAVAAGASMIHPSVPAIMVTPICPHSLSFRPIVVPAGVELKISVSPDSRNTSWVSFDGRNRQELKHGDSLRVTTSIYPVPSICAQDQISDWFDSLAECLHWNVRKRQKHLDELSDLTQSSSNDTLDSLEQSEQIDS; from the exons ATGAACGAAAGTGATCTCAGCTTGGCCAAGGCGATGGTCGGCATGGAAATCAACTCCACAGGCACCACACACCGGAAATCAGTGGTTGGTCGAGTACAGGAAAAGGTTTTTAG GCGTACCCGATCATTAAATGCTCCCAGTCCAGTGCAGCAGTTTGGCCCTTGTGGTCGTATCATGAAAAATTCTGCTATGGTGAT GACGATTCAAGATCCGGCCAGCCAGCGCCTGACATGGTACAAACCGCCCCTCACTGTACTGGTGATCAAAAAAGTGAGGGACGCCTCCGTTCTGTCCCCCTTCGTCCAACTGGTGCACTGGCTGATAAAG GAGAAAAACATGGTGGTGTTCGTGGAGCACTCGGTCATGGACGACTCGATGCTGCAGGCCAACAGCAGTTTCCAAACGGTCAAGGACAAGCTAATGACTTTTCAAGACGGCAAGGATGATTTGACAGACAAAATCGACTTCATCATCTGCCTGGGCGGTGACGGCACGCTGCTCTACGCCAGCTTGCTCTTTCAA CAATCGGTTCCGCCCGTAATGGCGTTCCACTTGGGATCTCTCGGCTTTCTCACACCGTTCGAGTTCGAGAACTTCCAGGACCAGGTGACCAACGTGCTGGAGGGCTACGCCGCTCTCACCCTGCGCAGCCGTCTCAGGTGCATCATCATGCGCAAGGACGAAGAGAAAGGACTCGTGCCGTCCACTAACCTGCTGGTGCTGAACGAGGTAGTTATCGACCGGGGGCCGTCGCCGTACCTCTCCAACATTGACCTCTTCCTTGACGGCAAACACATCACCTCTGTCCAAGGAGACg GTTTGATCGTGTCAACTCCGACGGGTAGCACAGCCTACGCAGTTGCCGCCGGCGCTTCGATGATCCACCCCAGCGTGCCTGCCATCATGGTCACCCCCATCTGCCCCCACTCGCTTTCCTTCAGACCAATTGTTGTTCCTGCTGGCGTCGAACTCAAG ATTTCAGTGTCTCCTGATAGCAGAAATACCTCGTGGGTGTCCTTTGATGGGAGAAACAGACAAGAGTTAAAGCATGGTGATAG TCTGAGGGTGACCACCTCCATTTACCCGGTGCCTTCGATCTGCGCGCAAGACCAGATTTCAGACTGGTTCGACTCGCTGGCTGAGTGTCTCCACTGGAACGTGCGCAAGAGACAGAAGCACCTGGACGAGCTGTCCGACCTCACGCAGTCCAGCTCCAACGACACCCTCGACTCCTTGGAGCAGTCTGAGCAGATTGACAGTTAA
- the LOC135948462 gene encoding NAD kinase-like isoform X5: MKNSAMVMTIQDPASQRLTWYKPPLTVLVIKKVRDASVLSPFVQLVHWLIKEKNMVVFVEHSVMDDSMLQANSSFQTVKDKLMTFQDGKDDLTDKIDFIICLGGDGTLLYASLLFQQSVPPVMAFHLGSLGFLTPFEFENFQDQVTNVLEGYAALTLRSRLRCIIMRKDEEKGLVPSTNLLVLNEVVIDRGPSPYLSNIDLFLDGKHITSVQGDGLIVSTPTGSTAYAVAAGASMIHPSVPAIMVTPICPHSLSFRPIVVPAGVELKISVSPDSRNTSWVSFDGRNRQELKHGDSLRVTTSIYPVPSICAQDQISDWFDSLAECLHWNVRKRQKHLDELSDLTQSSSNDTLDSLEQSEQIDS; this comes from the exons ATGAAAAATTCTGCTATGGTGAT GACGATTCAAGATCCGGCCAGCCAGCGCCTGACATGGTACAAACCGCCCCTCACTGTACTGGTGATCAAAAAAGTGAGGGACGCCTCCGTTCTGTCCCCCTTCGTCCAACTGGTGCACTGGCTGATAAAG GAGAAAAACATGGTGGTGTTCGTGGAGCACTCGGTCATGGACGACTCGATGCTGCAGGCCAACAGCAGTTTCCAAACGGTCAAGGACAAGCTAATGACTTTTCAAGACGGCAAGGATGATTTGACAGACAAAATCGACTTCATCATCTGCCTGGGCGGTGACGGCACGCTGCTCTACGCCAGCTTGCTCTTTCAA CAATCGGTTCCGCCCGTAATGGCGTTCCACTTGGGATCTCTCGGCTTTCTCACACCGTTCGAGTTCGAGAACTTCCAGGACCAGGTGACCAACGTGCTGGAGGGCTACGCCGCTCTCACCCTGCGCAGCCGTCTCAGGTGCATCATCATGCGCAAGGACGAAGAGAAAGGACTCGTGCCGTCCACTAACCTGCTGGTGCTGAACGAGGTAGTTATCGACCGGGGGCCGTCGCCGTACCTCTCCAACATTGACCTCTTCCTTGACGGCAAACACATCACCTCTGTCCAAGGAGACg GTTTGATCGTGTCAACTCCGACGGGTAGCACAGCCTACGCAGTTGCCGCCGGCGCTTCGATGATCCACCCCAGCGTGCCTGCCATCATGGTCACCCCCATCTGCCCCCACTCGCTTTCCTTCAGACCAATTGTTGTTCCTGCTGGCGTCGAACTCAAG ATTTCAGTGTCTCCTGATAGCAGAAATACCTCGTGGGTGTCCTTTGATGGGAGAAACAGACAAGAGTTAAAGCATGGTGATAG TCTGAGGGTGACCACCTCCATTTACCCGGTGCCTTCGATCTGCGCGCAAGACCAGATTTCAGACTGGTTCGACTCGCTGGCTGAGTGTCTCCACTGGAACGTGCGCAAGAGACAGAAGCACCTGGACGAGCTGTCCGACCTCACGCAGTCCAGCTCCAACGACACCCTCGACTCCTTGGAGCAGTCTGAGCAGATTGACAGTTAA
- the LOC135948462 gene encoding NAD kinase-like isoform X4: protein MNESDLSLAKAMVGMEINSTGTTHRKSVVGRVQEKVFSPTPRNKCETCSCGGEMDQQKAQDRRRTRSLNAPSPVQQFGPCGRIMKNSAMVMTIQDPASQRLTWYKPPLTVLVIKKVRDASVLSPFVQLVHWLIKEKNMVVFVEHSVMDDSMLQANSSFQTVKDKLMTFQDGKDDLTDKIDFIICLGGDGTLLYASLLFQQSVPPVMAFHLGSLGFLTPFEFENFQDQVTNVLEGYAALTLRSRLRCIIMRKDEEKGLVPSTNLLVLNEVVIDRGPSPYLSNIDLFLDGKHITSVQGDGLIVSTPTGSTAYAVAAGASMIHPSVPAIMVTPICPHSLSFRPIVVPAGVELKISVSPDSRNTSWVSFDGRNRQELKHGDR from the exons ATGAACGAAAGTGATCTCAGCTTGGCCAAGGCGATGGTCGGCATGGAAATCAACTCCACAGGCACCACACACCGGAAATCAGTGGTTGGTCGAGTACAGGAAAAGGTTTTTAG CCCGACACCGCGCAATAAGTGCGAAACGTGCAGCTGCGGCGGCGAGATGGACCAACAAAAGGCGCAGGATCGCAG GCGTACCCGATCATTAAATGCTCCCAGTCCAGTGCAGCAGTTTGGCCCTTGTGGTCGTATCATGAAAAATTCTGCTATGGTGAT GACGATTCAAGATCCGGCCAGCCAGCGCCTGACATGGTACAAACCGCCCCTCACTGTACTGGTGATCAAAAAAGTGAGGGACGCCTCCGTTCTGTCCCCCTTCGTCCAACTGGTGCACTGGCTGATAAAG GAGAAAAACATGGTGGTGTTCGTGGAGCACTCGGTCATGGACGACTCGATGCTGCAGGCCAACAGCAGTTTCCAAACGGTCAAGGACAAGCTAATGACTTTTCAAGACGGCAAGGATGATTTGACAGACAAAATCGACTTCATCATCTGCCTGGGCGGTGACGGCACGCTGCTCTACGCCAGCTTGCTCTTTCAA CAATCGGTTCCGCCCGTAATGGCGTTCCACTTGGGATCTCTCGGCTTTCTCACACCGTTCGAGTTCGAGAACTTCCAGGACCAGGTGACCAACGTGCTGGAGGGCTACGCCGCTCTCACCCTGCGCAGCCGTCTCAGGTGCATCATCATGCGCAAGGACGAAGAGAAAGGACTCGTGCCGTCCACTAACCTGCTGGTGCTGAACGAGGTAGTTATCGACCGGGGGCCGTCGCCGTACCTCTCCAACATTGACCTCTTCCTTGACGGCAAACACATCACCTCTGTCCAAGGAGACg GTTTGATCGTGTCAACTCCGACGGGTAGCACAGCCTACGCAGTTGCCGCCGGCGCTTCGATGATCCACCCCAGCGTGCCTGCCATCATGGTCACCCCCATCTGCCCCCACTCGCTTTCCTTCAGACCAATTGTTGTTCCTGCTGGCGTCGAACTCAAG ATTTCAGTGTCTCCTGATAGCAGAAATACCTCGTGGGTGTCCTTTGATGGGAGAAACAGACAAGAGTTAAAGCATGGTGATAG ATAA
- the LOC135948462 gene encoding NAD kinase-like isoform X1, which translates to MNESDLSLAKAMVGMEINSTGTTHRKSVVGRVQEKVFSPTPRNKCETCSCGGEMDQQKAQDRRRTRSLNAPSPVQQFGPCGRIMKNSAMVMTIQDPASQRLTWYKPPLTVLVIKKVRDASVLSPFVQLVHWLIKEKNMVVFVEHSVMDDSMLQANSSFQTVKDKLMTFQDGKDDLTDKIDFIICLGGDGTLLYASLLFQQSVPPVMAFHLGSLGFLTPFEFENFQDQVTNVLEGYAALTLRSRLRCIIMRKDEEKGLVPSTNLLVLNEVVIDRGPSPYLSNIDLFLDGKHITSVQGDGLIVSTPTGSTAYAVAAGASMIHPSVPAIMVTPICPHSLSFRPIVVPAGVELKISVSPDSRNTSWVSFDGRNRQELKHGDSLRVTTSIYPVPSICAQDQISDWFDSLAECLHWNVRKRQKHLDELSDLTQSSSNDTLDSLEQSEQIDS; encoded by the exons ATGAACGAAAGTGATCTCAGCTTGGCCAAGGCGATGGTCGGCATGGAAATCAACTCCACAGGCACCACACACCGGAAATCAGTGGTTGGTCGAGTACAGGAAAAGGTTTTTAG CCCGACACCGCGCAATAAGTGCGAAACGTGCAGCTGCGGCGGCGAGATGGACCAACAAAAGGCGCAGGATCGCAG GCGTACCCGATCATTAAATGCTCCCAGTCCAGTGCAGCAGTTTGGCCCTTGTGGTCGTATCATGAAAAATTCTGCTATGGTGAT GACGATTCAAGATCCGGCCAGCCAGCGCCTGACATGGTACAAACCGCCCCTCACTGTACTGGTGATCAAAAAAGTGAGGGACGCCTCCGTTCTGTCCCCCTTCGTCCAACTGGTGCACTGGCTGATAAAG GAGAAAAACATGGTGGTGTTCGTGGAGCACTCGGTCATGGACGACTCGATGCTGCAGGCCAACAGCAGTTTCCAAACGGTCAAGGACAAGCTAATGACTTTTCAAGACGGCAAGGATGATTTGACAGACAAAATCGACTTCATCATCTGCCTGGGCGGTGACGGCACGCTGCTCTACGCCAGCTTGCTCTTTCAA CAATCGGTTCCGCCCGTAATGGCGTTCCACTTGGGATCTCTCGGCTTTCTCACACCGTTCGAGTTCGAGAACTTCCAGGACCAGGTGACCAACGTGCTGGAGGGCTACGCCGCTCTCACCCTGCGCAGCCGTCTCAGGTGCATCATCATGCGCAAGGACGAAGAGAAAGGACTCGTGCCGTCCACTAACCTGCTGGTGCTGAACGAGGTAGTTATCGACCGGGGGCCGTCGCCGTACCTCTCCAACATTGACCTCTTCCTTGACGGCAAACACATCACCTCTGTCCAAGGAGACg GTTTGATCGTGTCAACTCCGACGGGTAGCACAGCCTACGCAGTTGCCGCCGGCGCTTCGATGATCCACCCCAGCGTGCCTGCCATCATGGTCACCCCCATCTGCCCCCACTCGCTTTCCTTCAGACCAATTGTTGTTCCTGCTGGCGTCGAACTCAAG ATTTCAGTGTCTCCTGATAGCAGAAATACCTCGTGGGTGTCCTTTGATGGGAGAAACAGACAAGAGTTAAAGCATGGTGATAG TCTGAGGGTGACCACCTCCATTTACCCGGTGCCTTCGATCTGCGCGCAAGACCAGATTTCAGACTGGTTCGACTCGCTGGCTGAGTGTCTCCACTGGAACGTGCGCAAGAGACAGAAGCACCTGGACGAGCTGTCCGACCTCACGCAGTCCAGCTCCAACGACACCCTCGACTCCTTGGAGCAGTCTGAGCAGATTGACAGTTAA